The bacterium genome includes a region encoding these proteins:
- the glnA gene encoding type I glutamate--ammonia ligase has product MAGKEMTAQDVVAYIKDRGVKMVDFKFVDVPGTWQHATIPASQVDEKTFKRGIGFDGSSIRGFQAIEESDMLLMPDAATARPDPFAEIPTLSVICNIFDPINGKPYTRDPRYVAQKAEDYLKASGVGDVSYWGPEAEFFLFSNVQYDVHPYRMGYSIDSPEGIWNSGQPGMAHRIRTKEGYFPVPPADTQLDIRSEMSLEMEKWGIEVEMQHHEVASSQGEIDMKYNTLTRMADSLLAYKYIVKNVARRHGMTATFMPKPLFGDNGTGMHCHQSIWKGGQNLFYSEGGYAELSQEALYYIGGVLTHVDALLGLCACTTNSYRRLVPHYEAPVNIAFSKRNRSAAIRIPMYHSGPAGASAKRIEFRCPDATCNPYLAFSAMLLAGLDGVKRKIDPVKAGFGPLDKNTYELPPDEAAKIKSVPGSLAAALDALENDHEFLLEGDVFTRDLVDTWLDYKRTKEVHEVNIRPVPYEFFLYYDV; this is encoded by the coding sequence ATGGCGGGCAAGGAGATGACGGCGCAGGACGTCGTCGCGTACATCAAGGATCGCGGGGTCAAGATGGTCGACTTCAAGTTCGTCGACGTGCCCGGCACGTGGCAGCACGCCACGATCCCCGCGAGCCAGGTGGACGAGAAGACGTTCAAACGCGGCATCGGGTTCGACGGCAGCAGCATCCGCGGCTTCCAGGCGATTGAAGAGAGCGACATGCTCCTCATGCCCGACGCGGCGACCGCCCGGCCCGATCCCTTCGCCGAGATCCCGACGCTGTCGGTGATCTGCAACATCTTCGACCCGATCAACGGCAAGCCGTACACGCGTGACCCGCGCTACGTCGCCCAGAAGGCCGAGGACTACCTCAAGGCGTCCGGCGTCGGCGACGTGAGCTACTGGGGGCCCGAAGCGGAGTTCTTCCTCTTCAGCAACGTCCAGTACGACGTCCACCCGTACCGCATGGGCTACAGCATCGACTCGCCGGAGGGGATTTGGAACTCCGGCCAGCCGGGCATGGCACACCGCATCCGCACGAAGGAAGGGTACTTCCCGGTTCCGCCCGCCGACACGCAGCTCGACATCCGCAGCGAGATGTCGCTCGAGATGGAGAAGTGGGGCATCGAGGTCGAGATGCAGCACCACGAGGTCGCGAGCTCCCAGGGCGAGATCGACATGAAGTACAACACGCTGACCCGGATGGCCGATAGCCTGCTCGCCTACAAGTACATCGTGAAGAACGTCGCACGCCGCCACGGCATGACCGCGACGTTCATGCCGAAGCCGCTCTTCGGCGACAACGGCACCGGCATGCACTGCCACCAGAGCATTTGGAAGGGCGGCCAGAACCTGTTCTACAGCGAGGGCGGCTACGCCGAGCTCAGCCAGGAGGCGCTCTACTACATCGGCGGCGTGCTGACCCACGTCGACGCGCTGCTCGGGCTCTGCGCGTGCACGACCAACTCCTACCGGCGCCTCGTGCCGCACTACGAGGCGCCGGTCAACATCGCGTTCAGCAAGCGCAACCGGAGCGCGGCAATCCGGATCCCGATGTACCACAGCGGTCCGGCCGGCGCGTCGGCGAAGCGCATCGAGTTCCGCTGCCCGGACGCGACCTGCAACCCGTACCTCGCGTTTTCGGCGATGCTGCTGGCGGGCCTCGACGGCGTCAAGCGGAAGATCGACCCCGTAAAGGCCGGCTTCGGTCCGCTCGACAAGAACACGTACGAACTGCCGCCGGACGAGGCCGCGAAGATCAAGAGCGTGCCCGGCTCGCTCGCCGCCGCGCTCGACGCGCTCGAGAACGACCATGAGTTCCTGCTGGAGGGCGACGTCTTCACGCGCGACCTCGTCGATACGTGGCTGGACTATAAGCGCACCAAGGAAGTGCACGAGGTCAACATCCGGCCGGTGCCGTACGAGTTCTTCCTCTACTACGACGTCTAA
- a CDS encoding VOC family protein — MVHWEINAQDPKALHAFYGDLFGWKINADNPMGYGLVTAGGDGINGGIGPAQGGPSHVTFYVRVADLDATLRKAGQLGASTVVPPTEIPNMVTFAVFTDPEGNRIGIIK; from the coding sequence GTGGTGCACTGGGAGATCAACGCCCAGGACCCGAAGGCGCTGCACGCGTTCTACGGGGATCTCTTCGGCTGGAAGATCAACGCGGACAACCCGATGGGCTACGGACTCGTCACGGCCGGCGGAGACGGGATCAACGGCGGGATCGGTCCCGCCCAGGGCGGCCCGTCGCACGTGACCTTCTACGTGCGGGTCGCCGACCTCGACGCCACGCTGCGGAAAGCGGGGCAGTTGGGCGCCAGCACGGTCGTGCCGCCGACGGAGATTCCCAACATGGTCACGTTCGCCGTGTTCACGGATCCGGAGGGCAACCGCATCGGGATCATCAAGTGA